The Sorangiineae bacterium MSr11367 genome window below encodes:
- a CDS encoding NAD(P)-dependent oxidoreductase: protein MHIAYLGTGLIGAGMVEGMRKRGERVRVWNRTAEKARALESVGAEACASPVEAVRGASRVHIAVSDDAAVDAILAGIDMALDAKTPIVDHTTASPAGTAARYARLGERGVPFLHAPVFMSPQACRDSGGIMLASGPRATFEALEPALRPMTGNLWWIGERPDLAASFKLFGNTMILTITGGVADILTLASSLGISGEQALTLFQHYKAASTIDVRGAKMAQGNFAPSFELTMARKDVRLIMEAAAQGDAPLTVLPALAKRFDELIARGHGSEDVGVLAVDAVKK, encoded by the coding sequence ATGCACATCGCGTATCTGGGAACGGGCCTCATTGGTGCGGGGATGGTGGAAGGGATGCGCAAGCGCGGAGAGCGCGTGCGCGTGTGGAATCGGACGGCCGAAAAGGCGCGCGCGCTCGAAAGCGTCGGCGCCGAGGCGTGTGCGTCCCCGGTCGAAGCCGTGCGTGGGGCGTCGCGCGTGCACATTGCCGTGAGTGACGATGCGGCGGTGGACGCCATCCTGGCGGGCATCGACATGGCGCTCGATGCGAAGACGCCCATCGTCGATCATACGACGGCCTCGCCCGCCGGCACGGCCGCGCGCTATGCGCGGCTCGGGGAGCGCGGCGTTCCCTTTCTGCATGCGCCAGTGTTCATGTCGCCGCAGGCCTGCCGCGATTCGGGCGGAATCATGCTTGCTTCGGGCCCGCGGGCGACCTTCGAGGCGCTGGAGCCGGCGCTGCGTCCGATGACGGGAAATCTCTGGTGGATCGGCGAGCGCCCCGACCTCGCGGCGTCGTTCAAGCTGTTCGGCAACACGATGATTCTCACCATCACCGGCGGCGTGGCCGACATCCTCACCCTCGCGAGCTCGCTCGGCATTTCGGGCGAGCAGGCGCTGACGCTGTTTCAGCACTACAAGGCCGCATCGACCATCGACGTCCGCGGTGCAAAGATGGCGCAAGGCAACTTCGCGCCGAGCTTCGAGCTCACGATGGCCCGCAAAGACGTGCGCCTCATCATGGAGGCCGCCGCCCAAGGCGATGCGCCCCTGACGGTGCTACCGGCGCTGGCCAAACGCTTCGACGAGTTGATCGCCCGAGGTCACGGCAGCGAGGACGTCGGTGTCCTCGCCGTCGATGCCGTGAAGAAGTAG
- a CDS encoding protein kinase, whose protein sequence is MSDASRSSSNLAPLVMGTVINDRYEIRQSLGKGGMGEVFLAYDRATQQPVALKIVREESRMPGDDEALRQELLHARSVSHPNVCRVHDLSPSAYGPILVMEHITGQTLHTHIRRKKAQGGYTSDEFRRLAHDIASGVAAIHAQGLVHGDLKPGNVMVTSDPDGGLGKAMVLDFGFAKERARVIGRRPGAPPDGGTPNYMAPERIRSGGASPEDDVYALGLTLWEMWTCRVPEPGYKPRSKPMRAQIMFDVPAGLSIDEIKQVFRCLSDDPQQRLPARHMRFFNPVTLTTNPIQVPRERLDPGPPPGRSATAQFSPGQQALLSTYATNASECVGDLYSLEKPTITIGRRSDNDLVVPEATVSGQHAQLRWQNGTWVVEDLGSTNGTYVDHTYERRKQVNLMHGGEVQLGELRFKLVSFAPGSVGHKRARVYLAKRDGLTQLLSRDQLLKMLDEEAQFAEWVDAPLTVARYELRGPNRLVSDRPTILEMLAFRRAATRVVELTDMLLLSLIAVTAGRTGPLRFVVAMTGPGPQEARNLVEQVVQQVQVMLPDGLDLVASIARYEPGVNVRTLVDPQL, encoded by the coding sequence TTCTGGCGTACGACCGTGCCACCCAGCAGCCCGTCGCCCTGAAGATCGTGCGCGAGGAGTCGCGCATGCCTGGCGATGACGAGGCGTTGCGCCAGGAGCTTTTGCACGCCCGCTCGGTCAGTCATCCAAACGTCTGCCGGGTGCACGATCTTTCGCCCTCGGCGTACGGGCCGATCCTGGTGATGGAGCACATCACCGGACAGACCCTGCACACGCACATTCGTCGGAAAAAAGCCCAAGGCGGCTACACATCTGATGAGTTCCGCCGCCTTGCCCACGACATCGCGTCGGGCGTGGCCGCCATCCATGCCCAGGGCCTCGTCCACGGCGATCTCAAGCCGGGCAACGTCATGGTCACCTCGGATCCCGACGGAGGCCTCGGCAAGGCCATGGTCCTCGACTTCGGGTTCGCCAAAGAGCGCGCCCGCGTGATCGGGCGAAGGCCCGGCGCCCCACCCGACGGCGGCACGCCGAACTACATGGCGCCCGAGCGTATTCGGTCTGGCGGCGCCTCGCCGGAGGACGACGTCTACGCGCTCGGCCTCACGCTCTGGGAGATGTGGACCTGCCGCGTTCCCGAGCCCGGCTACAAGCCGCGCTCCAAGCCGATGCGCGCGCAGATCATGTTCGACGTGCCCGCGGGCCTGTCCATCGACGAGATCAAGCAGGTCTTCCGCTGCCTCTCGGACGATCCCCAGCAGCGCCTTCCGGCGCGGCACATGCGCTTCTTCAACCCGGTCACCCTCACGACGAACCCCATCCAGGTTCCGCGTGAGCGGCTCGATCCGGGCCCGCCCCCCGGCCGCAGCGCCACGGCGCAATTTTCGCCTGGGCAGCAGGCGCTCCTCTCGACGTACGCGACCAACGCCTCCGAGTGCGTCGGCGATCTGTACAGCCTCGAGAAGCCGACCATCACCATCGGACGTCGTTCGGACAACGACCTCGTCGTGCCCGAGGCCACGGTCAGCGGCCAGCACGCGCAGCTTCGCTGGCAGAACGGAACCTGGGTCGTCGAAGATCTGGGCTCCACCAACGGCACGTACGTCGATCACACCTACGAGCGCCGCAAGCAGGTCAACCTGATGCACGGCGGGGAAGTGCAACTCGGCGAGCTGCGTTTCAAGTTGGTGAGCTTTGCGCCCGGCAGCGTCGGTCACAAGCGCGCCCGCGTCTACCTGGCCAAACGCGACGGCCTCACGCAGCTGCTCTCGCGCGATCAACTCCTCAAGATGCTCGACGAGGAGGCCCAGTTCGCGGAGTGGGTCGATGCGCCGCTCACCGTCGCACGCTACGAGCTACGCGGGCCGAACCGCCTCGTCTCGGACCGGCCGACCATCCTCGAGATGCTCGCCTTCCGCCGCGCGGCCACCCGCGTGGTCGAACTCACGGACATGCTCCTTCTGTCGCTCATCGCCGTCACGGCAGGACGCACGGGCCCACTGCGGTTCGTCGTCGCCATGACCGGCCCCGGGCCGCAGGAAGCGCGCAACCTCGTCGAGCAGGTCGTGCAGCAAGTCCAGGTCATGCTTCCGGACGGGCTCGATCTGGTGGCGTCCATCGCGCGCTACGAACCGGGCGTCAACGTTCGGACGCTCGTCGATCCGCAGTTGTAA
- the purF gene encoding amidophosphoribosyltransferase, with translation MHPSARSADLDDDHFHDECGVFGLYGHPEAANLTYLGLHALQHRGQESAGIVTSDGEQLFVHRAMGLVQDVFNQSQLEKLPGRYAIGHVRYSTAGGSGLKNAQPFAVDFALGSLAICHNGNLTNADELRAELEASGSIFQSSSDSEVLIHLVARSTQTTVEDRISDALARVKGAYSLLFMTEDMIVAVRDPRGVRPLCLGILPGSKQSGLRDAHVVASEPTSFDLIGAEFVRDLEPGEMLVIDQNGMRSLRLTEKAEPHMCIFEYVYFARPDSRIQGRSVYEVRKSLGEALARECAVDADVVIPVPDSGVPSAIGYASALSIPFEMGLIRSHYIGRTFIEPQQSIRHFGVRLKLNPVATILRGKRVVVLDDSIVRGTTSRKIVKMIRDAGAREVHMRISSPPTQWPCYYGIDTPTRRELIASSHTVEEIARYITADSLAYLSLDGMIRAVRGPDVRNESPAGYCHACFSGEYPIAFTPPANGKRQMRLVGV, from the coding sequence ATTCACCCATCCGCTCGTTCTGCCGACCTCGACGACGACCATTTTCACGATGAGTGCGGCGTCTTCGGCCTCTACGGTCACCCTGAGGCCGCGAACCTCACGTACCTCGGGCTCCATGCCCTGCAACACCGCGGACAAGAGTCCGCGGGCATCGTCACCAGCGATGGCGAGCAGCTCTTCGTGCACCGCGCGATGGGCCTCGTGCAAGACGTCTTCAACCAATCGCAGCTCGAGAAACTCCCCGGCCGCTACGCGATCGGGCACGTGCGTTACTCCACCGCCGGCGGCTCCGGGCTGAAGAATGCGCAGCCCTTTGCCGTCGACTTCGCCCTCGGCTCCCTGGCCATCTGCCACAACGGCAACCTGACCAACGCGGACGAACTTCGCGCCGAGCTCGAGGCCAGCGGATCCATCTTTCAATCCTCGAGCGACAGCGAAGTCCTGATCCACCTGGTCGCACGCTCCACGCAGACCACCGTCGAAGACCGCATCTCCGACGCACTCGCCCGGGTCAAGGGCGCCTACTCGCTGCTCTTCATGACCGAGGACATGATCGTCGCCGTGCGCGATCCGCGTGGTGTGCGTCCTCTCTGTTTGGGCATCCTCCCGGGCTCGAAGCAGTCCGGCCTCCGCGACGCCCACGTCGTCGCGAGCGAGCCCACGTCGTTCGACCTCATTGGCGCCGAGTTCGTGCGCGACCTCGAGCCGGGCGAGATGCTGGTCATCGACCAAAACGGCATGCGCTCGTTGCGTCTCACCGAGAAGGCCGAGCCGCACATGTGCATCTTCGAGTACGTGTACTTTGCACGTCCCGACTCGCGCATCCAAGGTCGCTCGGTCTACGAAGTGCGCAAGTCGCTCGGCGAGGCACTCGCACGCGAGTGCGCCGTCGATGCCGACGTGGTCATCCCGGTTCCCGACTCGGGTGTGCCCTCGGCCATCGGATACGCGTCCGCGCTGAGCATCCCCTTCGAGATGGGGCTCATTCGCTCGCACTACATCGGGCGTACCTTCATCGAGCCGCAGCAGTCCATTCGCCACTTCGGTGTGCGCCTCAAGTTGAACCCCGTCGCCACCATCCTGCGCGGCAAGCGGGTCGTCGTTCTCGACGACTCCATCGTGCGCGGAACCACCTCGCGCAAAATCGTAAAGATGATCCGCGATGCGGGTGCGCGCGAAGTGCACATGCGCATCTCGAGCCCCCCGACGCAGTGGCCCTGTTACTACGGCATCGACACGCCAACCCGTCGGGAGCTCATCGCCTCCAGCCACACCGTCGAGGAAATCGCGCGCTACATCACCGCGGATTCACTCGCTTATTTGTCGCTCGACGGCATGATCCGGGCGGTCCGCGGGCCGGACGTTCGCAACGAGTCCCCCGCCGGCTACTGCCACGCGTGCTTCTCGGGCGAATACCCAATTGCTTTCACGCCGCCTGCAAACGGCAAGCGCCAGATGCGGCTCGTTGGCGTCTAA